Proteins from a genomic interval of Macrobrachium nipponense isolate FS-2020 chromosome 33, ASM1510439v2, whole genome shotgun sequence:
- the LOC135202704 gene encoding uncharacterized protein LOC135202704 encodes MTSQATALFVVVVALATSASGEPRYNQPPPCYPKTEYVTEVQTEYQEVPVYTTQYQTQVVPTTLYQTQFQTKYQTQFQTQYVPKYVTQTQYTTQVKYTTQYQTQYQTQYQTQYVTQTQYQTQYVTQTQYQTQYVTQTQYQTQYTTEFRPQYVTTTQVQYQTQYKTEVQPNYITVTETKQSYKTVCPKPSYGGYGKY; translated from the exons ATGACATCTCAAGCAACTGCTCTCTTCGTGGTGGTGGTGGCGTTGGCAACTTCAGCGTCAGGCGAACCGAGGTACAATCAACCTCCGCCATGTTATCCCAAGACTGAATACGTCACTGAAGTTCAGACTGAGTATCAAGAG GTGCCTGTATACACCACGCAGTACCAGACGCAAGTGGTACCAACCACTCTGTACCAAACGCAGTTCCAAACCAAGTACCAGACGCAGTTCCAGACCCAATACGTCCCCAAATACGTCACTCAGACGCAGTACACGACGCAGGTCAAGTACACCACACAGTACCAAACGCAGTACCAGACGCAATACCAAACACAGTACGTCACGCAAACCCAGTATCAGACGCAGTACGTCACCCAGACGCAGTATCAGACGCAGTATGTCACACAGACGCAGTACCAGACGCAGTACACGACGGAGTTCAGGCCTCAGTACGTCACCACGACGCAGGTGCAGTACCAGACCCAATACAAGACGGAAGTGCAGCCCAATTACATCACCGTCACGGAGACGAAGCAGTCCTACAAGACCGTGTGTCCCAAGCCGTCTTACGGAGGATACGGGAAATACTAA